The genome window CCTTGCCGCGCGAGGTGCGCTGTCCCTCGGGGACCTCGAAGGCGCGCAGCGCGTAGACTTTCCCGCGGTTGCTGAACATCAGGAGGGTGGCGTGGCTGTCGGTGGTGAAGAGGTGCTGGATGAAGTCCTCCTCCTTCACCTCCTGCCCCGTGACCCCCTTGCCGCCGCGCCCCTGGCTCCGGTAGGTGTCGACCGGGATGCGCTTGACGTAGCCGCCGTTGGAGATCGTGATGACGACCTCCTCCTTGGCGATGAGGTCCTCGAGCGTCATCTCGGCGCGCTCGGTGGTGATCTGGGTGCGGCGCGGCTCCCCGTACTTCTCCCGCAGAGCCTCGAGCTCCTTGGCGATGATGGCCAGGACCTTCTTGGGGTTGGCCAGGATGTCCTTGAGCTCGGCGATGCGCTTCTGCAGCTCCTTGTGCTCCTTCTCGATCTCATCGGCGGAGAGGCGGGTGAGCTGGTGCAGGCGCATGTCGAGGATGGCCTGGGCCTGGATCTGCGAGAGCTCGAACTCGCTCATGAGCTTCGTGCGCGCCTCCTCCTGGTCCTTCGAGGCGCGGATGATCTTGATGACCTTGTCGAGGTACTTGAGCGCGATGAGGAAGCCCTCGAGGATGTGGGCCCGCGCCTGCGCCTTGCGGAGCTCATAGCGCGTGCGGCGTGTCACGACGACCTTGCGGTGCTCCACATAGTGGCCGAGGCAGTCCTTGAGCGGCAGGATGCGCGGCCGTCCGTCGACGAGGGCGAGCATGATGACGCCGAAGCTCGACTCCAGCGCCGTGTGCTTGAAAAGCTGGTTGAGGACGACGTTCGCATTCCCGTCGCGCTTGACCTCGATGACGACGCGCATGCCGGTGCGGTCGGATTCGTCGCGGATGTCCGAGATGTCCGGGATCTTCTTCTCGCGCACGAGGTCGGCGATGGTCTCGAGGAGCTGGGCCTTGTTGACCTGATAAGGCAGCTCGGTGACGATGATGGCCTGACGGTTGCCCTTGATGTCCTCGATCTCGGTCTTGGCCTGGATGCGCACCGAACCGCGGCCGGTCTCGAAGTACTCCTTGATGCCGGTCTTGCCGCGGACGATGCCGGCGGTCGGGAAGTCCGGGCCCTTCACGATCTTCATGAGCTCCGAGCTCGGGATCGAGGGGTCCTTCACGTAGGCGATGGTGGCGTCGCAGATCTCGACGAGATTGTGGGGGGGGATGTTCGTCGCCATGCCGACCGCGATCCCGGTCGAGCCGTTGACGAGGAGGTTCGGCAGCATCGCGGGGAGCACCGTGGGCTCCTGCATGGAGCCGTCGAAGTTGGGGACGAAATCGACGGTGTCCATGTCGATGTCGCCGAGCAGCTCGTCGGCGATGGCGGCGAGGCGCGCCTCGGTGTAGCGGTAGGCGGCCGCCGGGTCGCCGTCGACGGAGCCGAAGTTCCCCTGCCCGTCGACGAGCGGGTGGCGCAGAGAGAAATCCTGGACCATGCGCACCATGGCGTCGTAGACCGCCGAGTCGCCGTGGGGATGATATTTGCCGAGGACGTCGCCGACGACGCGCGCCGACTTCTTGTAGGCCTTGTTGTGCTTGAGCCCCATCTCCTCCATCGTGAAGAGGATGCGCCGGTGCACGGGCTTCAGGCCGTCCCGGACGTCGGGCAGGGCGCGGCCGACGATGACCGACATCGCGTAATCGATGTAAGAGGACTTCATCTCTTCGCCGATGTCGCGCGAGATGATGTTGCCGGCGGGCTCCGGCAGGAGCGTCGGGTTCGGCTCTGGGGTGCTCATATGAAGTCGTCTCCTGTCCAATCCTTCCTTACTGCCCTCCCCCGCGGGGGAGGGGCAGGGGAGAGGGGGAACCTGCCTTCTCGTCCCCCTCGCCTTAAATCAGATATCCAGATTGCGCACTTCCTTCGCGTGCGTCTCGATGAACTGCTTGCGCGGTCCGACCTTGTCGCCCATGAGCTTCGTGAAGGTGTCCTCGGCCCCGGCGAGGTCCTCGAGCTTGACCTGGAGGAGCTTCCGCCGCTTGGGGTCCATCGTGGTCTCCCAGAGCTGCTCGGGGTTCATCTCGCCCAGACCTTTATAGCGCTGGATGCTCGCGCCCGAACGGCCCGCGTTCCGGACGTCCTCGAGGAGCTCGTGGAGGCCGTAGCCGAAGCTCTCCCCGCGCGGCGTCTTGCAGGCGACGAGCGGCTTCGTGTTCTCGTCCTCCTTCACGCGGTCGTACCAGGCGATGTCGAGACCGAGGTCCTCGAGCTTGGGCACGATCTTCGAAAGCTTGTCGAGCTCCCAGAGCTCCTGGACGTCGAAGCCGGGGTCTTCGTCGCCGACGACGACCTCGGCTTCCGGCTCGCCCTCGGCCTTGAGCTCCTCCTTCATGCGCTCGCGGCGGGCGGCGAGCAGCTCCTGCTGCTTCTCGCGCCATTCCTTGTCGCTGTAGAAGTAGAGGTACTGCCCCGGCGCCTCCTCGAAGCGATAGCACGGGAAGCGGTTCTCCTTCTTGAAGCGCAGGTAGTCCTGGAAGAAGATGCCTTTGCGCTCGAGATGGCGCAGCAGGTTCTCCATCTCGATGAGGAGCTTGAGGATGTACTCGACGTCCTTCTTGTCGAGGACCTTGGACTTCTTGCCGTCCGGAGAGAAGGCCCGGACCTCGCTCTCGTCGAGGCCCTCCTTCAGCAGCCAGGCGTTCATCTTCTCCTCGGTGTCGACGTACATCTCCTTCTTTCCCTTCTTGACCTTGTAGAGCGGCGGCTGCGCGATGTAGATGTGCCCGCGCTCG of Elusimicrobiota bacterium contains these proteins:
- the gyrA gene encoding DNA gyrase subunit A: MSTPEPNPTLLPEPAGNIISRDIGEEMKSSYIDYAMSVIVGRALPDVRDGLKPVHRRILFTMEEMGLKHNKAYKKSARVVGDVLGKYHPHGDSAVYDAMVRMVQDFSLRHPLVDGQGNFGSVDGDPAAAYRYTEARLAAIADELLGDIDMDTVDFVPNFDGSMQEPTVLPAMLPNLLVNGSTGIAVGMATNIPPHNLVEICDATIAYVKDPSIPSSELMKIVKGPDFPTAGIVRGKTGIKEYFETGRGSVRIQAKTEIEDIKGNRQAIIVTELPYQVNKAQLLETIADLVREKKIPDISDIRDESDRTGMRVVIEVKRDGNANVVLNQLFKHTALESSFGVIMLALVDGRPRILPLKDCLGHYVEHRKVVVTRRTRYELRKAQARAHILEGFLIALKYLDKVIKIIRASKDQEEARTKLMSEFELSQIQAQAILDMRLHQLTRLSADEIEKEHKELQKRIAELKDILANPKKVLAIIAKELEALREKYGEPRRTQITTERAEMTLEDLIAKEEVVITISNGGYVKRIPVDTYRSQGRGGKGVTGQEVKEEDFIQHLFTTDSHATLLMFSNRGKVYALRAFEVPEGQRTSRGKAMVNLLAITGEEKVTSVVAIRSFEEKKGKETYLLMCTRNGTVKKTPLADFENIRRSGIAAITLEEGDILVDVQHTSGKDEVMIGTQGGMSIRFAETDVRAMGRTAMGVRGMRLEKGDIVIGMEKFPKDTKKTMLTVCENGHGKRTALSEYRDQHRGGGGIITIKTNERNGNVVNLKLVTNDDDLMVMTEKGMAIRLRCKDIKVISRNTQGVRLVRLEEGDKVASVSPIVPEEKAAVELPIKTEGTAPVEPPPEKKD